A single genomic interval of Adhaeribacter pallidiroseus harbors:
- a CDS encoding MarC family protein — translation MFNFKEILSVTLILFAIIDIIGSIPIIIELRKREGVIHSEKATLVAGVLMILFLFLGQEILKLFGLDFESFALAGAIILFLIGMEMVLGIHLFQTNPNSKSGSIVPLAFPLIVGAGTLTTLLSLRAAYSLPNILVGIVLNLIFVYTVLKSSSWIEQKLGDTGSDILRKVFGVILLAIAIKLFKSNIHLG, via the coding sequence ATGTTTAATTTTAAAGAAATATTATCCGTCACGCTAATCCTGTTTGCCATCATCGATATTATTGGCTCCATTCCCATCATCATTGAGTTGCGGAAACGGGAAGGGGTTATTCATTCAGAAAAAGCTACCTTGGTGGCCGGGGTGCTCATGATCTTGTTTTTGTTTCTGGGCCAGGAAATTCTTAAGCTATTCGGTTTAGATTTTGAATCTTTCGCTTTAGCTGGAGCTATTATTCTTTTTTTAATCGGGATGGAAATGGTGCTGGGCATTCATTTGTTTCAAACCAATCCAAATTCAAAAAGTGGCTCGATTGTGCCTTTGGCTTTTCCTTTGATTGTGGGAGCCGGTACGCTGACTACGCTTTTATCATTAAGAGCGGCTTATTCCTTGCCCAACATTTTGGTAGGCATTGTTCTGAATTTAATTTTTGTGTACACTGTTTTAAAATCCTCGAGCTGGATTGAGCAAAAGTTGGGCGACACCGGTTCCGATATTCTCCGGAAAGTTTTTGGCGTTATCTTATTAGCCATCGCGATCAAACTATTTAAAAGCAACATTCATTTGGGGTGA
- the rnhA gene encoding ribonuclease HI, producing MIQIFTDGSSRGNPGPGGYGTILRFKQFEKELTAGFRRTTNNRMELLAVIVGLEALKTENIPVTIYSDSKYVVDAVEKKWVFGWQKKGFAGKANADLWTRFLPLYRKFPVKFVWLKGHAGHPENERCDQLAVASALSRNLLIDHCYEAAEKLLK from the coding sequence TTGATTCAAATATTTACGGATGGTTCTTCGCGGGGGAACCCAGGACCGGGTGGATACGGTACTATTTTACGGTTTAAGCAGTTTGAGAAAGAACTAACCGCAGGTTTCCGGCGAACCACGAATAACCGCATGGAATTACTCGCCGTGATTGTGGGTTTAGAGGCGCTTAAAACCGAAAACATACCCGTAACTATTTACTCGGATTCGAAATACGTGGTAGATGCCGTAGAAAAGAAATGGGTATTTGGCTGGCAGAAAAAAGGATTTGCCGGTAAAGCCAACGCCGACTTATGGACGCGCTTTTTACCCTTGTACCGGAAGTTTCCGGTTAAATTTGTTTGGCTAAAAGGTCACGCCGGCCACCCGGAAAATGAGCGCTGCGATCAATTAGCCGTAGCCAGTGCTTTAAGCCGTAATTTGCTGATTGACCATTGCTATGAGGCGGCCGAAAAATTATTAAAGTAA